CCACAGATAACTGCTCATGATATGCTTTTTCAGCGGAGATGATAGGGGCATATGTTACCAAGGGGAAATGGATTCGTGGGTATGGAACCAGGTTAGTTTGAAACTCTGTCAGATCTACATTGAGGGCTCCATCAAAACGCAGTGAAGCTGTGATGGATGAAACAATCTGCCCAATTAATCGGTTTAAATTGGTGTAAGTAGGACGGCCAATGTCCAGGTTACGACGACATATATCATAAATGGCTTCATTATCTACCATAAAGGCACAGTCTGAATGCTCTAATGTTGTGTGGGTAGTTAAAATTGAGTTGTAGGGTTCCACTACAGCAGTGGAAACTTGTGGTGCTGGATAAATTGCAAACTCCAGTTTAGATTTCTTGCCATAGTCAACAGATAGCCTTTCCATGAGCAGTGATGCAAACCCTGAACCAGTGCCTCCACCAAAACTATGAAAGATAAGGAAGCCTTGCAGCCCTGTGCACAGGTCAGCCTATaacaaggtggaaaaaaaatgggagaaaaaaagttattgaTGGTTTTGGAGAAATCAGTATTAAAATAATCATTCAAAAGCATTTCTGTCATAAGTTTGCTGGTTTTAcattgttattattttaaaaaaatgtttttgaaaggTTCTAGTTTAACTGAGTTTTTATTTAAAGGGGGGATGGGGCACACCAGGAAATaaaaggtttattttgttttgaacaaTTAACTATGCACAAAATCGTTAACAAAAACCAGCAAACCATCAATATTGCTTGCTATAGAGCTGTATCAATTACTTTAAATACTAACTTGCAGCATGAATCCTTACCAGTTTGCGAATGCGGTCTAGCACTAGATCAACAATCTCTTTTCCAATGGTATAATGGCCTCTGGCATAATTATTGGCTGCATCTTCTTTCCCAGTAATGAGCTGCTCAGGATGGAATAACTGCCTATACGTGCCTGTACGTACTTCATctaccaaaaaacccaaaataccaTATCATAAATTTGATCTGTTCagttctgtgtgtgctgccacTACACAAAAAGCACACGTGTCAAAAGAGTGTAGACAGCATCTCTGACTACACACAGCTTGTCTAACTAGTCTAAGAAATTGGCACAACTTTTGCCCCTTTGTTTCAGGGTAAACATCAGGCACACACAAAGCAGTATTTGTACTCAAGGAACATAGAGATCACTCAGAAAACTACGTTACAGGTACAATACTGGAGAGCACTCAAGCAAAACTCTGTATGCAGTGCAGCAGTCTAGAAAGATGATCCAGATCAAAAAAAAGTTCTCTTGTTTTCCAGATATTGTTACTGCTAGAccattatttaatttctttcaaataacaACCACCACAAATGTCAAAACAGCATCCAGACACAAGTTTTAAAATCTATAGTGgtctaaacaaacaaaaaaagacaatagGGAATCCATAAAGGATCCTCACTTTTTCACTTAAGATCTTTAATGTTGGGTACATACCAACTACGGTTGGTTCTAGGTCTACAAACACTGCTCTCGGAACATGTTTACCAGCTCCTGTTTCACTGAAGAAAGTGTTAAATGAATCATCTCCACGTCCCATAGTATTATCACTAGGCACTTGACCGTCAGGCTGGATCCCATGTTCAAGACAATACAATTCCCAACATGCATTGCCAATCTGAACACCAGCCTGGCCAACATGGATGGATATGCATTCACGCTGCAAAGTAAAAAGAGAATGATAATGAGACATGGAGCTGCTTGCCCGTGGGTTGTATCTTCCATGATCTTTCTCTGCTGCAATATTCCCTGGTTGCCCTTAAGTCACAATTTAAGAGAACAAGTTGTTGGCTGCTGGCAAGACACTACTCA
This portion of the Haemorhous mexicanus isolate bHaeMex1 chromosome 10, bHaeMex1.pri, whole genome shotgun sequence genome encodes:
- the LOC132331978 gene encoding tubulin alpha-3 chain-like, translating into MSHYHSLFTLQRECISIHVGQAGVQIGNACWELYCLEHGIQPDGQVPSDNTMGRGDDSFNTFFSETGAGKHVPRAVFVDLEPTVVDEVRTGTYRQLFHPEQLITGKEDAANNYARGHYTIGKEIVDLVLDRIRKLADLCTGLQGFLIFHSFGGGTGSGFASLLMERLSVDYGKKSKLEFAIYPAPQVSTAVVEPYNSILTTHTTLEHSDCAFMVDNEAIYDICRRNLDIGRPTYTNLNRLIGQIVSSITASLRFDGALNVDLTEFQTNLVPYPRIHFPLVTYAPIISAEKAYHEQLSVAEITHACFEPANQMVKCDPRHGKYMACCMLYRGDVVPKDVNAAIATIKTKRTIQFVDWCPTGFKVGINYQPPTVVPGADLAKVQRAVCMLSNTTAIAEAWARLDHKFDLMYTKRAFVHWYVGEGMEEGEFSEAREDLAALEKDYEEVGLDSVEAEAEEGDEY